From the genome of Pirellulaceae bacterium:
CTCGTGTCCGCCCGCTGAGCCCGGTCGTTCGCTGCGATAGTATGGTGCGATGGATACTGTCTACATCGAAACGTCTATCGTGAGCCATGCCACTGCCTGGCACAGCGCAGACCCGGCCACAGCGGCCCTTCAGGATCAAGCCAAGCGCTGGATGGCCGAACAGCGTCCGCTCTACGACGTCGTCACATCCCAGTGGGTGATCGGCGAGGCTTCTATGGGCGATGCAGATGCGGTCGTCAAGCGGCTGAAGATGCTGACAAATAGCCGTTTTGCCCGCAAATCCGAATGCCGACATCGTGGCTGACAGGCCCCCTGGAGACACAGCCATCTGCTGGAGGTACTTCGCGTGCCGGGGAGTTGATGTACGACGCTGAAGAAGAATTGCCGGCTAGGGATGGAATTGGCAGTCAACTAAAACGTATCAGACAGAATGAGTAGTGTCACATGAAGAGCACGACCCACCACGATGAACGAATTGCCAAGATGACGTTTGCTTCGGTCTATCCACACTATCTTGCAAAAGTCCAAAGGAAGGGCCGAACCCAAGAGGAGCTGCACCAAGTAATTGGCTGGCTCACGGGCTTCACGGAAAAGGCACTGCTGAAGCACATCAACGACAAACTGACGTTCGAACAGTTCTTTCAACGTGCCAAGCTGAATCCCAACGCACATCTAATCACTGGCGTCATCTGCGGCTATCGAGTGGAAGAGATCAAGAATCCCTTGACACAACAAGTAAGGTACTTGGACAAGTTGGTTGATGAATTGGCCAAAGGTCGCAAGATGGAAAGGATCCTTCGCGAAGCATGAACCCCATTGGTCGATCCGCTTGCCGAAATCCCGCGAATTCGATTAGGGCATATCCGGTGGACGAGTATGCTGGTTAGGGTCCCTGGGGATTACCATCCCAGGCAAGCGTCTCGCCAGTGCTTTCCACTTTTCGACCAAAGGTGATCAGCAGGCCCATGATACCCAGGGTTTGCAGGAGGAGTGTCCACCAAACGTTCAGGCCAAATCCCAGTGGCAAGGTGCCCAACAGGATATTGATTGCGGCGACCCAGAGTGCGTAGGGCATCTGGGTACTGACGTGAGCAAGCAGATCACAGCTACAGCTTTGCGCCGATAAGACGGTGGTGTCAGAAATGGGCGAGCAGTGATCGCCGAAGATGGCGCCGGCCAGTACGCTGCCAATACTGGCCAGCATCAGGGGATGTTGCAAAACGTCGGTGGTGCCCAGCGTTCCCACAAGGGCATACGCCATGGGGACGACAATTGGTAACAAGATTCCCATCGTGCCCCAACTGGTTCCCGTACAGAAGGCGACAACGCAGGCCATTAGGAACACGACTGTCGGCAAGAGCTGTACTGGAAAACGCGCCTCGGTTTTGAGCGGTTGAGGGGCCTCGGATGGCGACGATGCAGAACCGCCCGTGGCTGGCTGGACTGGCTGTACGGTTAGCAGTGATTTGAGGTAGTCGCCGGTGTACAGTCGGTGGTCCTGGTGTTCGTAGGCGACGGAGACTTGACCGCTGACCGATTTGTTGCTGGTGAGAGCCGATAGAGTCGACGCGCACCACAATATCAGAATGGCTGGAGCGACTACCCGAGCGCCAGCCACACCGGCCTCGAATACTCCCGGACCATCCAGCAGTCGCTGCACTCGAGCCAGCAGCGCCGCCAGCGCCAATCCGCCGGCCGCACCGTACTGTAAGGCCAACGCATTGTCAGCGACTCGTAGAACTTCGTTCAGCGAAGAACCAGGTGGAGCATTGTTGAGCCCCGAACGGTAAATGAAGTAAATCACTAGCATCACGGTCAGGCCAATAGGTAGTACGGCGTTGTACCAACTGGATGTTAACGCACCGGTTTCCAAGCTGGCGACTTGCGGATGTCGACTGTCGATTTTGTCGCTGGCCAGTCTGCCACGCTCGGCGCGCAGCATTGGACCCATCTCGCGACCAGACAGGGCAAGCAGCGGAACCAGCAGCAGCGAGAAACAGATGTAGTAGCGATAAGGAATACTGTAGACGAACAGTGTAAATGCCTGCGGCTCCAAGCGAGCGTCCACATTCGCCAAGCCACTGCGCACGTATTCAATCTCTACGGCCACCCATGTAGACACCAGCGCCAGACCGGCAACCGGTGCGGCCGTGGAATCGACGATGTAGGCCAGTTTTTCACGAGAGATTCTCAGGCGATCCGCGATGGGGCGCAGCGTTGGTCCTAATAAAAGCGTGTTGGCGTAGTCGTCAAAGAAGACAACCAAGCCCATAAACCAAGCCACCAATTGGCCTCGACGCCGGGTCCGAGCCCACGGAGCGACCAGCGCAATCAAGCCGCGCATTCCGCCACAGCGAGTAACTACACCGATCAACGCTCCCATCAACAAGGTAAACGAGAAGACTCGCAGGCGACCGGGGTCAATCAGAGTATTCCACAGATGCACCTCCCAAAAATCGCTGAGCGCTATCAGCGGTCGAAAGCCGGAAGTTAGTAAGCAGCCAACAAATATGCCGACCAACATCGAACCCACGAGCCGACGCGTGGCAATCGCCAGCGCAATCGCCACTATGGGTGGCAAGAGGCTGAGAGCGCCGTAGGGATGTGCTTCCATAGTTCTTGGATGATGGTCTTATGGCCGGGGAGGTTGGCAGTTCCTGTTCAAATGGCAGGACATTGTAAACCAGTTGGAGAGTTCACGCTTAGCTGGCTCTGGACGGAAAATTCGCTAGGATCGCCAGCGGAATGGGCCAAGGGGGCTAGCTCCAGGCAATGAGGATCAAGAAATGCCAGCATTTGAGCCGATCGCAGTGCTCAGGCCGTTGATTCGGGCGACTTGCAGCCCCATCGAAGTGCTGTGTCCCCGTGAAGGAACACTGCGGGCTTCGCTGCCGCGCTCCGGCGCGCGTAGCTACCTGCAATGTGCTGTGTCCCCGCTGAATTTATTGTCGGAGTGTCCGCTATGTGGCGCGCGTTCTTTTTTGCTGTCGGAACCATGCTGGTGATCGTAGGAGTCGAATGCTTAGTAATCGACAGCGCCACAATTGTTACGGATCGCAATGAGACAGTGCAGGTCAGCAACAGCTGGTTTCAGCCACCACAAACCGTCCAAGTCGGTACGCGTGTAGTTCGACCGCCGGATTGGATTCCGTGGAGCTTGATAGCTTCAGGGGCGGTTGTGATCCTGTACGCACTCACCCTCCCACGTCGCTGGCACAGCAAGGGCGACTGACGCGGGGACATTCGGCCCGTTGGCTTAATAAAAGACCGTCCAAACCCGTCGCCAACGGCTCTCTTTTTTCCGATTTGGCCTACTTCGTAGGCATTGACGATCGAACAACGTCCGATTAGATTCTTTAATCGTCTATTTTGATGGTCTCTATTATTCAATCAGAATTTGTGATAGTAACTTCCTGTCAATGGAAGCATTGATAATGCACCTGCGCAATTTGCGAGTTTTTTGTGACGTAGTTCATCGACGCAGCTTTTCGCGGGCCGCCGAGGACAACGAAATGACACAAAGCGGTGTCAGCCAAGCCGTTCAGCAGCTCGAAGAGTATCTGAAGGTGCAATTGATCGACCGCAGCAAGCGCCCGTTTGTGTTAACCGCCGAGGGTGACCAGTTTCATCGAGGTTTGGTTCAACTGCTTCGCCAGTTTGACACGTTAACCGAAGAGGTTCGATCGCTGGGAAATCAATTGTCGGGCCGCGTGACGATTGCCGCAATCTACAGTGTTGGCCTGAGCTACTGGCCCCAGTTGCAGCGGCTAGTCAAAGAGCGTTTTCCGCAAGCGGAGTTTCGCTATCAGTTTGGACACCCTGACGAAGTCTATCGGCTGGTTGAGCAGGGGGCGGTAGATTTTGGTCTAATCAGCTACCCGGAGAGTTCCAAAACGATCGCTGTGACCGACTGGTGCCAAGAGCGGATGTTGCTGGCGGCGCCCCCCGGGCACCGACTGAGCAAGCACGAAAGCGTCCAGCCACAGGAACTCCAGGACGAGAACCTAGTGGCCTTTGCTCCAAATTTACGCATACGCCAAGAGATCGATCGCTACTTGAGGCACTTGGGCGTTAGCATGCAGGTGGTTGCCGAATTTGACAACATCGACTCGGTCAAGCATGCCTTGGAATTCAATTCTGCCGTGTCGTTCCTGCCGCAACCGACTGTCAAAGAGCAGTTAGACAGTGGCAGCATGGTCGAGATACATTGCCCCTGGTTGAAGCTCAGTCGCCCATTGGGGGTGATTCAGCGCCGCGATACACCGTTGGGGCCAACGGCGCGGGGCATTGTCGAGTTGGTTTTGTCGGAAGATTTTCAGTCGGGTCAGTCCAGACCACAGCCGGAGGCTTCACCGGCTGAAATCAAGAACGTGCCGGCCAGTCGTGACATCCCTCACCCCAATCAAGATAGTCGCCACATCGCCTAACCTCACCCTCAACGCACCGAACATTGGAACTGACCAACCCACCAGCGCCGTAGTTGTCCAAGCCGTTTGAAAATAGTTGTCCGTCGCAATTAGCAGATTAATCAGAGATTCGAAAATGCGTAGCAAATTCCACCTTCCGCAGCGCCAAGGCTTATACGATCCGAGTTTCGAAAAGGAGAACTGTGGAGTCGGGTTTATCGCGCACATCAAGGGCCAGGCGAGCCATCAATTTGTATTGGACGCTTCGGCGATGTTGATATCGATGGACCACCGAGGTGCGTGTGGATGCGAGGCCAACACCGGCGATGGTTCAGGGATGTTGACTGCGCTGCCACATAAGTTTCTGCGTAAAGTGGCCAAAGATGACTTGAAAGTCGACTTGCCGCGACCGGGACAATACGCAGCCGGCTTACTGTTCCTGCCCAAAGACCCCACTGAACGCGCGGCCTGCAAGCAGACGGTGGAGCAGATTATCAGCCAGCAGGGTCAGCGCTGTTTGGGGTGGCGCACGGTTCCCACGGATGCGCGCAAGGCCGACGTTGGCCCGACCGCCTTGGAAGCCGAACCAGCGATTGAGCAGTTGTTTGTAGCTGCTGCCAAAGGGCTCGATCAGGATGCCTTTGAACGCCAGCTATACATCATCCGCAAATCGGCAAGCCATGCCATTCGCGGAAGTTCAACGCTGCATCACGCGCTGCAATTCTACATCTGTAGCCTGTCGACGAAGGTCATCATCTACAAAGGCATGCTGACCAGTGGCCAAGTATTGCCCTATTATCCGGACTTGAACGACGTCGACTTTGAAACCCACCTAGCCATGGTGCACAGCCGGTTTTCGACCAATACGTTTCCGAGTTGGGACCGTGCACAACCGCTGCGTTTCATGAGTCACAACGGTGAAATCAATACGCTCAGAGGCAATCAAAACTGGATGGCGGCCCGCCGCCGCTTGGCCTCCAGCCCGCTGTACGGCGATGAACTGGTCAAGTTATTTCCGGTAGTCGAGCCGCACTGCAGCGACAGTGGCTCGTTCGATAACGTGTTGGAGTTCCTGTTGATGACCGGGCGGACGCTGCAAGAGGCCATTTTGATGATGGTGCCGGAAGCCTGGCAGAAGCACGAGTCGATGCCGGACGAAAAGCGCGCGTTCTACGAGTACTTCAGTTGCATGATGGAACCGTGGGATGGACCGGCCTCGATCGCCTTTACCGACGGTCACTACATCGGTGCTGTACTGGACCGCAACGGTCTACGCCCCAGTCGATACTACATCACCCACGATGATCGCGTGATCATGGCCAGCGAAGTAGGCGTATTGCCGGTTCCGCCCCACCTGGTACGCGAAAAAGGACGCCTGCAGCCCGGCAAGATATTCTTGGTCGACTTCGAACAAGGTCGACTGATTCCGGATCAAGAACTCAAGCACGACTTCGCCGCCAAGCGTCCTTATGCGCAGTGGCTCCGCGAGCAACGGATCACCCTGGACGACTTAGCTCCGGCAGAGGCACAAGGCTATTGCCCCGATACGCTATTGGCACGCATGCAGGCGTTTGGCTACACCAGTGAGACGATGCACTTCATGCTGGTGCCGATGATCGAGGAGTCGCGTGATCCGGTTGGCTCGATGGGTAACGATTCGGCACTGGCTTGCCTGAGTGACCGACCGCGCATGATTTATGACTATTTCAAGCAGCTCTTCGCACAGGTCACCAATCCCGCCATCGACTCGATTCGCGAAGAGGTGGTTATGTCGCTGGAGTGCTATATCGGCCCAGAGCAAAACCTGCTGGCCGTAACGCCGGAACATGCTCACCGCCTGCTGATTCCACATCCGATTTTGACCAACCCTGAGTTGGC
Proteins encoded in this window:
- a CDS encoding DUF2200 domain-containing protein, with protein sequence MTFASVYPHYLAKVQRKGRTQEELHQVIGWLTGFTEKALLKHINDKLTFEQFFQRAKLNPNAHLITGVICGYRVEEIKNPLTQQVRYLDKLVDELAKGRKMERILREA
- a CDS encoding LysR family transcriptional regulator, whose product is MHLRNLRVFCDVVHRRSFSRAAEDNEMTQSGVSQAVQQLEEYLKVQLIDRSKRPFVLTAEGDQFHRGLVQLLRQFDTLTEEVRSLGNQLSGRVTIAAIYSVGLSYWPQLQRLVKERFPQAEFRYQFGHPDEVYRLVEQGAVDFGLISYPESSKTIAVTDWCQERMLLAAPPGHRLSKHESVQPQELQDENLVAFAPNLRIRQEIDRYLRHLGVSMQVVAEFDNIDSVKHALEFNSAVSFLPQPTVKEQLDSGSMVEIHCPWLKLSRPLGVIQRRDTPLGPTARGIVELVLSEDFQSGQSRPQPEASPAEIKNVPASRDIPHPNQDSRHIA